In Theileria parva strain Muguga chromosome 4 map unlocalized ctg_529, whole genome shotgun sequence, one DNA window encodes the following:
- a CDS encoding putative integral membrane protein: MIIEIIIICTLLVCGFNRIDISKESVISSYQTHTGRLGEVELRIIKLPHRLTVQMLDDSGVSVWKGTSTEALRELNMYFINGEIFGLYLYSIDYFSSPNETYFLCKKGQWKRVSKEKFDYVLFDKSLLKKMGVQSTFAHSNLSLIYLLIILQLLMY, encoded by the coding sequence ATGATaatagaaataataatcatATGTACATTATTAGTGTGTGGATTTAATAGAATTGACATATCAAAGGAATCAGTAATAAGTTCATATCAGACACATACAGGTCGTTTGGGTGAGGTCGAGCTTAGGATAATAAAGCTTCCTCATAGGCTTACCGTTCAAATGTTGGACGACAGTGGCGTAAGTGTGTGGAAAGGAACATCCACTGAAGCTCTGAGGGAGTTAAATATGTACTTTATCAACGGCGAAATCTTTGGTCTTTACCTTTACTCAATTGATTACTTTTCCTCACCAAATGAAACTTATTTCCTCTGTAAAAAAGGACAATGGAAAAGAGTTAGCAAGGAGAAATTTGATTACGTGCTCTTTGATAAGTCACTACTCAAAAAAATGGGAGTACAAAGCACATTCGCACACTCAAACCTAAGCTTGATTTACCTCCTCATCATTCTCCAACTTTTAATGTATTGA
- a CDS encoding Zinc-finger of C2H2 type family protein has protein sequence MMNNINYYNPNYYYYYPPNYNTNYYYQPLYNNYNYNINTNFNTNTFYNNSSNRIDNNNRSNNFTNNGRNYNRKTICDVCNVYFNNEKQLLDHINDLHITCNYENCNFSAPLSILEIHKLKHVKNEEGKTIDSKDEIKKWINSRIKNFPKHNSSDSTTIDLTSQENKGKIFNSPSKDNIINKDGIVSKEELNNGEINGKGPELEEMSILERYLRSKMNNGRFDERNSKKSIVFPYLNKIYKQPSALVRYTNPVKYEQMLKRLESVKSPYSYKSSIYEINKFKNGVRRNIYSVPIRPPAVLQLIRSDVEKLDNSVVNIIKYIVNNNFLN, from the exons atgatgaataatataaattattataatccgaattattattactattatccTCCTAATTATAACACCAATTACTACTACCAACCcctgtataataattacaacTATAATATCAACACTAATTTCAACACTAATACTTTCTATAATAATTCCTCTAACAGAATAGATAATAACAATAGAAGTAACAACTTTACTAATAATGGAAGGAACTATAACag GAAGACGATTTGCGATGTTTGCAATGTGTATTTTAACAATGAAAAGCAGTTGTTGGATCATATAAATGATTTACATATAACTTGTAACTACGAAAACTGTAACTTCAGCGCCCCTCTAAGTATTCTGGAAatacacaaattaaaaCATGTAAAAAACGAAGAGGGTAAAACTATAGACTCCAAggatgaaattaaaaagtgGATCAATTCTAGGATTAAGAATTTCCCAAAACATAACTCCAGTGATTCTACAACCATTGACTTAACTTCCCAGGAAAATAAAGGAAAAATTTTCAACTCTCCTTCCAAggataatataattaataaagaCGGAATTGTTAGTAAAGAAGAATTGAACAATGGTGAAATTAATGGAAAAGGGCCTGAGTTGGAAGAAATGAGTATACTGGAGAGGTACTTAAGAagtaaaatgaataatgGGAGATTTGATGAAAGAAATAGTAAAAAGTCAATTGTGTTTccatatttaaataaaatatataaacaaCCAAGCGCGTTGGTTAGATACACAAACCCTGTAAAATATGAGCAGATGTTAAAGAGGCTGGAATCTGTAAAATCACCATACAGTTACAAATCATCaatttatgaaattaacaaatttaaaaacgGCGTTAGGagaaatatttattccGTTCCTATTCGTCCCCCAGCGGTTTTGCAGTTGATTCGTAGTGACGTTGAAAAGTTGGACAATAGTGTGGTGAATatcattaaatatatagtaaacaataattttttaaattga
- a CDS encoding Snf7 family protein: MVFGFRKNKKSPVKDVSKAKKSEIDLALANSETTLNYLTKKQEILENKITECVKLALECSRRNDKTNALSHLRRKKLLTNELNKLRSTLIALETQSIALEGAQMQHMAISALSDSLNAQKFLQSSIDSSKFDDLLDELEESRETQQEILDTMTSNISPNLEFEDELNELIQSQPNELHELEQLNPPTDKLKQRISNKTNLN, translated from the exons ATGGTCTTTGGGTTCagaaagaataaaaaaagTCCCGTAAAGGACGTTTCTAAAGCTAAAAAA agtGAGATCGATTTGGCTCTGGCGAACAGTGAGACTACACTGAATTACTTGACAAAAAAGCAAGAAATATTagagaataaaataact GAGTGTGTTAAATTGGCCTTGGAATGTAGTAGGAGAAATGATAAAACGAACGCTTTATCCCATTTAAGAAGGAAGAAATTACTTACAAATGagttaaataaactaaGATCAACACTAATTGCGCTTGAAACTCAGAGTATCGCTTTAGAAGGCGCTCAAATGCAACACATGGCCATCTCAGCCCTTTCCGACTCCTTAAACGCTCAAAAGTTTCTACAGTCCTCCAT AGATTCGAGTAAGTTTGATGATTTGCTTGATGAGTTGGAGGAGAGTAGGGAGACACAGCAGGAGATATTGGACACAATGACAAGTAACATCTCACCAAATCTCGAG TTTGAAGATGAATTAAACGAATTAATACAAAGTCAACCCAATGAACTACATGAATTGGAACAGCTAAATCCTCCTACTGATAAACTAAAGCAGAGGATTTCgaataaaactaatttaaactaa
- the RPT4B gene encoding 26S proteasome subunit P45 family protein encodes MAEESEVIPETNDNSSPSNQVLDENREVIVQYVRKVKEHRDLEQKLKQLRADMVELNRKDAKIEDDLKALQSIGQIVGNVLRKIDDNKYIVKASSGPRYVVCCKVNIDVNLLKSGTRVALDMTTLTIMKVLPREVDPIIYNMLNKDDNAKDNKDKDTYNSIGGLNKQIKEMREVIELPLKNPYLFKRIGIKPPKGVLLYGPPGTGKTLLARALANDLGCNFLKVVASAVVDKYIGESAKIIREMFGYAKDNQPCIIFIDEIDAIGGRRFSQGTSADREIQRTLMELLTHLDGFDELGQVKIIMATNRPDVLDPALLRPGRIDRKIEIPLPNETARIEILKIHTQKLNIQYPINFNNICKLCDGFNGADLRNICTEAGIHAIRNMRDYIIEEDFFKAARKLTENKKLEGTLSYEQV; translated from the exons atGGCTGAGGAATCTGAGGTAATTCCTGAAACCAACGATAACAGTAGTCCTTCAAACCAGGTTCTGGACGAAAACCGTGAAGTGATTGTTCAATATGTTAGAAAAGTTAAAGAACATCGTGACTTGGAACAAAAACTCAAACAAC TTCGAGCTGATATGGTGGAGCTGAATAGGAAGGATGCTAAGATAGAGGACGATTTAAAGGCTTTGCAGAGTATTGGTCAAATTGTGGGAAATGTACTCCGGAAAATCGATGATAACAAGTACATCGTTAAGGCTAGTTCTGGTCCTCGTTACGTTGTCTGTTGTAAGGTGAACATTGACGTGAATTTGCTTAAAAGTGGTACCAGAGTAGCTCTTGACATGACTACTCTCACAATTATGAAAGTTCTACCAAGAGAAGTTGATCcaataatatacaacaTGTTAAATAAAGACGACAACGCCAAGGATAATAAGGATAAGGATACATATAATTCAATAG GTGgattaaataaacaaattaaagaaATGAGGGAAGTCATTGAATTACCATTAAAAAATCCATACCTCTTTAAACGCATCGGTATAAAACCACcaaaag gtgttttattatatggACCACCAGGAACTGGGAAAACTCTGTTGGCCAGAGCCTTAGCTAATGATTTGGGATGTAATTTCCTAAAAGTTGTTGCCTCAGCCGttgttgataaatatatcGGTGAATCAGCTAAAATTATACGTGAAATGTTTG GATATGCAAAGGATAATCAACcttgtataatatttattgatGAGATAGACGCAATTGGTGGTAGAAGGTTTTCACAGGGTACAAGTGCTGATCGTGAAATTCAGAGAACTTTGATGGAACTACTTACACATCTGGATGGATTTGATGAGCTGGGCcaagttaaaattataatggCCACCAATAGACCAGATGTGTTAGACCCTGCACTTCTCAGACCAGGAAGAATTGATCGTAAAATAGAGATTCCACTCCCAAATGAAACCGCTAGAATCGagatattaaaaatacatacacaaaaattaaatatacaatatcCCATCA ATTTTAATAAcatatgtaaattatgtgaTGGGTTTAATGGAGCAGATTTGAGAAATATATGTACAGAGGCCGGTATACACGCCATACGTAACATGAGGGATTACATAATTGAAGAGGATTTCTTTAAAGCGGCAAGGAAGCTTACggagaataaaaaattagaagGCACATTGTCATATGAAcaagtttaa
- a CDS encoding putative integral membrane protein: protein MMKTVLLCVVYTFVSVSAAPLLLNKDLLTKRNPGVATLTHASYRETTRTGMADEGYVRYLYMVPTTAQKSYLEDGVASGPLLHTPVVHRNLTPDYSRGEVMTEMVGVSDCRKWHAVLVGLWNGAVQTYLYFTGVKTDDGKWKWTPYTNLQELVDFVHGMLPGEKFKALVRKGVGAHEFFLKLFTSYA from the coding sequence ATGATGAAGACTGTTCTTTTGTGTGTGGTATACACATTTGTCTCAGTGTCAGCAGCACCATTACTCCTCAACAAAGACCTTTTGACTAAACGGAACCCAGGTGTTGCTACCCTCACCCATGCCTCGTACAGAGAAACCACAAGAACAGGCATGGCTGATGAAGGTTATGTCAGATACTTGTATATGGTCCCAACTACTGCTCAGAAATCTTACCTTGAAGACGGTGTAGCCTCAGGCCCTCTACTACACACTCCAGTTGTACACAGGAATCTGACTCCAGACTATTCTAGAGGTGAAGTCATGACCGAGATGGTTGGTGTTTCAGACTGCAGGAAATGGCACGCTGTTCTCGTCGGCCTTTGGAATGGAGCTGTCCAAACTTACTTGTATTTTACAGGTGTTAAGACTGATGATGGTAAGTGGAAATGGACCCCCTACACCAACTTACAAGAACTTGTTGACTTCGTTCACGGCATGCTCCCAGGTGAAAAATTCAAGGCTTTGGTTAGGAAGGGTGTTGGAGCTCATGAATTTTTCCTTAAGCTCTTTACTTCATATgcttaa
- the SNRNP40 gene encoding U5 small nuclear ribonucleoprotein 40 kDa protein has translation MNVDEENVLNFPVMLLTGHESEIYSIEFSQDGQFLASGGKDRQILLYEAFGECRNFGVLTGHKNAVLEVHWNKNSNFLYSCSADFTASVWDVNYAKRIRKLKGHSGIVNSCYPARNRINGLLVTGSDDGTVKVWDSRDKSYANSISHDFQILSVTTDPDHNFIYSGSLDNIIRIYDVRNDNKVYLELKGCMDSITSLDLNEDNSLLLSNSMDNKLTIWNILPYADNKNGVNNRIVKILYGPKHNSEKNLIKSHWGRNSVICSGSADQFVYIIDTVDEKILYQLPGHIGTVNDAQLHPNIPIIASCSNDKTIYIGQL, from the exons ATGAATGTAGATGAGGAAAATGTACTCAATTTCCCAGTTATGCTATTAACTGGACATGAAAGTGAGATTTACTCAATAGAATTCTCACAAGATGGTCAATTTCTAGCCTCTGGTGGAAAAGATAGGCAGATTCTTCTATATGAAGCCTTTGGAGAATGCCGTAATTTTGGTGTATTAACAGGACATAAAAACGCAGTTTTGGAAGTGCACtggaataaaaattcaaatttctTGTACTCATGCTCAGCGGATTTTACCGCATCAGTATGGGATGTAAATTATGCTAAAAGGATACGCAAATTAA AGGGACATAGTGGTATCGTAAATAGCTGTTATCCAGCGAGAAATAGGATAAATGGACTCCTGGTAACGGGTTCCGACGACGGCACAGTTAAGGTTTGGGATTCCAGAGATAAAAGTTATGCTAATTCAATTTCACATGATTTTCAAATTCTCTCTGTCACTACTGATCCCGACCATAATTTCATATACTCCGGATCACTAGACAATATCATCaga ATATATGATGTGagaaatgataataaagtGTATTTGGAGCTGAAAGGTTGTATGGATTCTATTACGAGTTTGGATTTAAACGAAGATAATTCACTGTTGTTGTCAAATTCAATGGACAACAAGTTAACCATTTGGAATATTTTACCGTACGCAGATAATAAAAACGGTGTTAACAATCGcatagttaaaatattgtacGGACCCAAACATAATAGTGAAAAGAACTTAATTAAGAGTCATTGGGGGAGGAATTCAGTGATCTGTAGCGGATCTGCAGATCAGTTCGTGTACATTATAGACACTGTGGATGAAAAGATTCTATATCAATTACCAGGCCACATAG GCACTGTAAATGATGCACAATTACACCCTAACATACCAATCATCGCCTCCTGTTCAAATGATAAAACTATATACATCGGacaattataa
- the exo1 gene encoding XPG I-region family protein, with protein sequence MGVTNLLQHLKSNEKNVNIKKYSGCVAAIDAMCWIHRGLISSAVANVRNEICDKYMKFIISMLQLLIKLSITPIMVFDGYEMPAKKNENSIRRERRNKARAEALEMIRKNKGKINTEIMRKCMQAIQITPEIVHRVITICKKVNVSVVVSPYEADAQISYLCRTGIADFAISEDSDLIVYGCPKIIFKLNKEGKGVELNVPFFNKQNKLVHLPAKKTQTLLTNTTGDKPNNVNSSDKNNQKDDKDNKKKGKETDFADIPYDLDGNMLKLIEYDKFIMICILSGTDYDDKYHIGGIGIKVACKLMLQYQTIETLLEYLVGNGKYKLPEKVPHQELLSHYKNIYNIFLYNVVYNPTDNALVHINNKVELDGANGYFSYLNDMVLNLKEKGVSFIKIAQGVVSVHDHSEINYSLTESDLSMVESLKNSLILKLYKFEVTIATKFSLIDIANDLVKPDVTHSDTAVKTKLEPKKEESEEKDYKLLTNYKNIKAELLNQQNGKVDKVKNRISPVKCKVERGVKRKNINNLLNNTEIYVIKRKKR encoded by the exons ATGGGAGTAACGAATCTACTG cAACATTTAAAATCCAACGAGAAGAATGTTAATATAAAGAAATATTCCGGATGTGTAGCGGCAATCGACGCCATGTGTTGGATCCACCGTGGTCTAATATCATCGGCAGTGGCCAACGTTCGGAATGAAATTTGtgataaatatatgaaatttattatttcaatgCTTCAACTACTGATTAAGCTCAGTATCACACCAATCATGG TGTTTGATGGGTACGAAATGCCGGCAAAAAAGAACGAAAATTCTATTCGAAGGGAGCGGAGAAACAAAGCTAGAGCTGAGGCTTTGGAGATGATAAGGAAGAACAAGGGCAAAATCAATACTGAAATTATGAGAAAATGTATGCAGGCGATCCAGATAACACCTGAAATTGTTCATCGAGTTATCACAATATGTAAGAAAGTCAACGTTTCGGTTGTAGTTTCGCCCTATGAAGCTGATGCACAAATTTCATACCTCTGCCGAACCG GGATTGCCGACTTTGCCATTAGTGAGGACAGTGATTTAATCGTCTACGGATGccctaaaattatattcaaGTTGAATAAAGAAGGGAAAGGTGTAGAGTTAAACGTCCCTTTTTTCAATAAACAGAATAAATTAGTACACCTACCAGCCAAGAAAACACAAACTCTCCTTACCAACACTACTGGTGATAAGCCTAATAATGTCAACAGtagtgataaaaataatcagaAAGATGATAAGGATAATAAGAAAAAAGGCAAGGAAACAGATTTTGCGGATATACCCTACGACCTGGATGGTAATATGCTGAAGCTGATAGAGTATGATAAGTTTATAATGatatgtatattaagtGGTACTGATTACGACGACAAGTATCACATAGGCGGAATAGGCATAAAGGTAGCCTGTAAACTGATGTTACAATACCAAACTATTGAAACATTATTAGAATATTTAGTTGGTAATGGCAAGTACAAGTTACCTGAAAAGGTACCACACCAAGAACTACTATCACactataaaaatatctATAACATATTCCTCTACAACGTCGTATATAATCCCACAGATAACGCTCTAGTCCACATTAACAACAAAGTTGAACTTGACGGTGCTAATGGCTACTTCAGTTACTTGAATGACATGGTCCTAAACTTGAAAGAAAAGGGAGTCAGCTTCATTAAAATCGCCCAGGGTGTGGTGTCAGTCCACGATCACAGTGAAATTAATTACTCACTCACGGAATCAGATTTAAGCATGGTTGAAAGCCTgaaaaatagtttaatCCTTAAACTATACAAATTTGAAGTAACCATTGCCACCAAGTTTTCTCTCATTGATATCGCTAACGACTTGGTCAAGCCTGATGTTACACACTCGGATACCGCAGTTAAGACTAAATTGGAGCCTAAGAAGGAAGAATCTGAGGAGAAAGACTATAAATTACTTACTAATTATAAGAATATTAAGGCTGAACTATTAAACCAACAGAATGGTAAAGTGGATAAGGTAAAGAATCGTATCAGTCCTGTGAAGTGTAAGGTAGAAAGGGGAGTCAAGAGGaagaatataaataacttgCTAAATAACACTGAGATATATGTGATAAAGCGTAAGAAGAGATGA